The following are encoded together in the Micromonospora lupini genome:
- the tsaE gene encoding tRNA (adenosine(37)-N6)-threonylcarbamoyltransferase complex ATPase subunit type 1 TsaE, producing the protein MSFVVKLPTVEDTREFGRRLAGLLRAGDLVLLTGPLGAGKTALTQGVGAGLHVLGDVTSPTFVIARVHRPDPARGGRVALVHADAYRLGAASDPRAEIDDLDLDASVDESVTVVEWGEGLVEQLVDAHLRVRIDRRDDDTRIVELDPVGGDWARRLAELS; encoded by the coding sequence GTGAGTTTCGTCGTCAAACTGCCGACCGTCGAGGACACTCGGGAGTTCGGCCGCCGGCTGGCCGGGCTGCTGCGGGCCGGTGACCTGGTGCTGTTGACAGGCCCGCTGGGGGCCGGCAAGACCGCGCTCACCCAGGGCGTCGGCGCGGGGCTCCACGTTCTCGGGGACGTCACCTCGCCGACGTTCGTGATCGCCCGCGTGCACCGGCCCGACCCGGCCCGGGGTGGTCGGGTGGCCCTGGTGCACGCCGACGCGTACCGGCTGGGCGCCGCCAGCGACCCGCGTGCCGAGATCGACGACCTGGACCTGGACGCCTCGGTGGACGAGTCGGTGACAGTGGTGGAGTGGGGCGAGGGCCTTGTGGAGCAGTTGGTCGACGCGCACCTGCGGGTCCGTATCGACCGCCGCGACGACGACACCCGGATCGTCGAGCTGGACCCGGTCGGTGGCGACTGGGCCCGACGGCTCGCCGAGCTGAGTTAG
- the ung gene encoding uracil-DNA glycosylase, producing MPDDAPALDLLALLPEQWRAVLTPHLDPGRTAALAEFVAREYATQTVFPPLEDLFSAYRLCPPQSTRVLILGQDPYHRAGQAHGLSFSVRDGVAVPPSLRNVFKELGEDVGVAKPRSGNLDGWAAQGVLLLNAVLTVRQATPGSHANSGWEEFTDATIRALNATPDRVVFLLWGGYARKKAALVTNPQHVVLEAGHPSPMNPRGFLGSRPFSAANKALADAGRPTIDWERAAG from the coding sequence ATGCCCGACGATGCCCCCGCCCTGGATCTGCTGGCGCTGCTGCCGGAGCAGTGGCGTGCCGTGCTCACCCCGCACCTCGATCCGGGCCGCACCGCCGCGCTGGCCGAGTTCGTCGCCCGGGAGTACGCGACGCAGACCGTCTTCCCGCCGTTGGAGGATCTCTTCTCGGCGTACCGGCTCTGCCCCCCGCAGAGCACCCGGGTGCTGATCCTCGGGCAGGACCCCTATCACCGCGCCGGGCAGGCTCACGGGTTGAGCTTCAGCGTCCGCGACGGCGTGGCCGTGCCGCCGTCGCTGCGCAACGTCTTCAAGGAGCTGGGCGAGGACGTCGGCGTGGCCAAGCCGCGCAGCGGCAACCTCGACGGCTGGGCCGCGCAGGGCGTGTTGCTGCTCAACGCGGTGCTGACGGTGCGCCAGGCCACGCCGGGTTCGCACGCCAACTCGGGCTGGGAGGAGTTCACCGACGCCACCATCCGGGCGCTGAACGCCACACCCGACCGGGTGGTCTTCCTGCTCTGGGGCGGCTACGCGCGCAAGAAGGCGGCCCTGGTCACCAACCCGCAGCACGTGGTGCTGGAGGCCGGCCACCCCAGCCCGATGAACCCGCGTGGCTTCCTCGGCAGTCGCCCGTTCAGCGCGGCCAACAAGGCGCTCGCCGATGCCGGGCGGCCCACAATCGACTGGGAGCGCGCCGCAGGCTGA
- a CDS encoding helix-turn-helix domain-containing protein codes for MPSTRLGTLLGNAVRQQRHLRELTQCELAESAGISQAAVARIESGSRAPSITILEALFAAMDVQLVVGVEPLDAHLDARIDELAARPITERIDELGLDRTLDRLTDFPEVITGSTAALLQGAPVPVDALEIALRWQDSKRFTGWLQANYGQRWNARWGEFGGVWLEPEEPGEHRWSTKWGEIRATMCDELPETIEVRHGGRDYRVVPLVELELTEPRAADLLRRYRARQLASGS; via the coding sequence ATGCCGTCCACACGTCTTGGCACTCTGCTCGGCAACGCCGTCCGCCAGCAGCGGCACCTGCGCGAGCTGACCCAGTGCGAGCTGGCCGAGTCGGCCGGGATCAGCCAGGCCGCGGTCGCGCGGATCGAGAGCGGCAGCCGCGCACCCAGCATCACGATCCTCGAGGCGCTGTTCGCCGCGATGGACGTGCAGTTGGTGGTCGGGGTCGAGCCGCTGGACGCGCACCTCGACGCCCGCATCGACGAGCTGGCCGCCCGACCGATCACCGAGCGCATCGACGAGTTGGGCCTGGATCGGACGCTGGACCGGCTCACCGACTTCCCGGAGGTGATCACCGGCAGCACGGCCGCGCTGTTGCAGGGTGCGCCGGTGCCTGTCGACGCGCTGGAGATCGCCCTGCGTTGGCAGGACTCCAAGCGGTTCACCGGCTGGCTGCAGGCGAACTACGGCCAGCGGTGGAACGCCAGGTGGGGTGAGTTCGGTGGAGTGTGGTTGGAGCCGGAGGAACCGGGCGAGCACCGTTGGTCGACCAAATGGGGCGAGATCAGGGCAACGATGTGCGATGAGCTGCCCGAGACGATCGAGGTACGCCACGGTGGGCGCGACTACCGGGTGGTGCCGCTGGTCGAGCTGGAGCTGACCGAGCCGCGGGCCGCCGACCTGCTGCGCCGCTACCGGGCCCGGCAACTCGCCAGCGGAAGCTGA